One Nocardioides dongkuii genomic window, CCTCGGCCTCCGGCTTCTCCATGCCCGCGGGGCGGGGGATGGCCAGCCCGGGCGGCAGCTCGTTCTCTAGCTGGTTCCACACGAAGTAGACGGTGGTCGCAGTGAGGATCGCCATCACCAGCTGGGTGACCAGCACGACCTTGAGGACCGTACGGCGCGGTCGGCGTCCGCGGCCCGCGGGCGCCTCGTCCGCGGGTGCCGGCGCGGCCGGCGGCTGCTCGTCGTCGGCCACGACTCCATGGTGACAGCAGGCCGGTCGGAACTCGGGCAGGATCGGCCGCATTGGCGGGTTGACCTGCGCGATCCCCATGTCCGATTCCCGCGAGCAGACGTCGGCGGCGTGGGGGAGGATGGGCCTCATGGACGCGACCGCCACCCGGCACCCCGACCCGGAGTCGTGCTACCGCGCGGTCAAGTCCCGCGACCGCCGCTTCGACGGCGTCTTCTACACCGCGGTCCGCACCACCGGCATCTACTGCCGGCCCAGCTGCCCGGCGCGCACCCCGGCGTACGCCAACGTCAGCTTCCACCCGAGCGCCGCCGCCGCGCAGGCGGCCGGCTACCGCGCCTGCAAGCGCTGCCTGCCCGACGCCACGCCCGGCAGCCCCGACTGGGACGTCGCCGCCACGGCCGCCGGTCGCGCGATGCGGCTGATCGCCGACGGCGTCGTCGACCGCGAGGGCGTCGAGGGGCTCGCCCGCCGGGTCGGGTACACCCCGCGCCACCTGAGTCGGATCCTCACCGCGGAGCTCGGTGCCGGCCCGCTCGCGCTCGCCCGGGCCCGCCGCGCCCAGACCGCGCGGGTGCTCATCGAGACCACGGCGCTGACCCACGCCGAGGTGGCGTTCGCCGCGGGCTTCTCCAGCGTCCGCCAGTTCAACGAGACCATCCGCGAGGTGTACGCCGCGAGCCCGACCGCGCTGCGCGGTCGCCGGGCCACCGACCCGGCGGCCACCGGGTCGGTCACGCTGCGGATCGCCGTCCGTACGCCGTTCGCCGGCGCCGCCCTGCTCGACTTCCTCGCCTTCCACCTGATCCCGGGCGTCGAGACCGCCGGAACCGGCTGGTATGCCCGGACCCTCGACCTGCCCCACGGACCCGGCACCGTCCGGCTCGACGTCCGCGACACCCCCGCCGTCGGCGAGACCGCGTTCGTGACGGCGACCCTCCGGCTGCACGACCTCCGGGACACCTCGGCGGCGCTCGAGCGGGCGCGCCGGATCGTGGACGCCGACTGCGACCCGGTCGCCGTCGACGACCACTTCGCGGGCGATCCGGTGGTCGGCCCGCTGGCCCGGTCGGCCCCCGGGCTGCGCGTGCCCGGGCAGGTCGACGGCGACGAGATCGCGGTGCGCACGGTCATCGGGCAGCAGGTCAGCGTGGCCGGGGCGTGCACGGTCACCGGCCGTCTGGTCGCCGCCCACGGACGGCCGGTGGAGACCGGTGTCCCGGGCCTGACCCACCTCTTCCCCGACGCGGCGACGCTCGCCGCCCTCGACCCCGAGGCGCTGCCGATGCCCCGGGCGCGCGGGCGCGCGCTGGTGGGCCTGTGCGCCGCGCTCGCGGCCGGGGACGTCGCGCTCGACCGCGGCCCCGAGCGCTCCGACGTACGCCGGCAGCTGCTGGCACTGCCGGGCATCGGGCCGTGGACCGCCGACTACGTCGCCATGCGGGCGCTGGCCGACCCCGACGTCTTCCTCCCGACCGACGTCGGGGTGCGCAACGCGCTGACCGGCCTCGGCCACGATCCGGCGGCCGTCGTCGCCGCCAGCGAGCGGTGGCGCCCGTGGCGCTCCTACGCGCTGATGCACCTCTGGAACACGCTGATGCCCCCCATCACCGACCCCGACCCGCTCATCGACCCGGAGGCCTGACCATGTGGACCGTCCTCGACTCGCCCGTGGGCGAGCTGCGCCTCGTCGAGCACCACGGCGCGATCACCGCCATCGAGTTCGCGCCGTTCCGCGAGCCCGACGGCCGGGTCCGCGGCGACCGCGACGACACCCACCCGGTGCTCGTCGAGGCGGCCCGCCAGCTCCGGGCCTACTTCGACCGCGACCTCAAGGAGTTCCGGCTGCCGCTCGCACCGGGCGGCAGCGACTTCCAGCAGCGGGTCTGGGCCGAGCTGACCGCGATCCCGTACGGCGCGACCTCGTCGTACGGTCAGGTCGCCCGGCGGCTCGGCATGACCAACGCCGCCTCGCGCGCCGTCGGCCTGGCCAACGGGCGCAACCCGATCCCGATCGTCGTCCCGTGCCACCGGGTGATCGGCGCGGACGGCACGCTCACCGGGTACGCCGGGGGCCTGGAGCGCAAGCAGCTCCTGCTCGGGCTCGAGCAGGACGCGCTGTTCTGAGCCGAACCGGGGCCCCGCCTCAGCGCCAGCGCCAGGTGTTGAGCACCGACTCGACCAGGTCCGGCTGCTGCCGGAGCGTCGCCGGGGAGACCTCGAAGGTCAGGGAGATCAGCCTGTCCTCGTGGTGGGCGGTCACCTGCTCGAAGTGGCGGCCGGCCTCGGTCGTGCCGGAGATGCGCACCAGCGGGACGCCGCCGAGCTCGACGTCCGGCTCCCGCTGGTAGCTGCCGCCGAGGGCGCGTGCGCTCTCGAGGGCGATCTTCGCCTGCTGGTCCAGGGTCGGCGGCTCCAGGTCGAGGCCGAACGCCTCCTGGTCCGAGAGCAGGATCAGCTCGCCCGGGCCACCGTTGCTGCCGCTCCCGAACGAGAGCACCTCCTCGGTGGCGATCCACCCCTCGGGGACGGTGACCTCCACGCTCCGCTCGCGCAGCGTGACGGGGCCGGCTGCCGGCTCCGAGTCGGGGAAGGGGAGCTCGGGGTCGGCGGGGGACGACGCGTCGGTGGGGCTCGGGGACGTCGTCGGGGACGCGGACGGGGACGCGGTGTCGGACGCGGTCGGCGACGGGTCGGCCCCGGGCTCGTCCTCGCCGCATCCTGCGCCGGCGAGGAGGACCAGGGCGAGAGCGAGCGAGAGCGAGAGGGTCGCGGCGGGTTTCAGCAGCACGGGCGAGGGCATACCCGCCTCGTACTCCGTCTAGACATCTGCTTCGCGCGCAGGAGGAGC contains:
- a CDS encoding DNA-3-methyladenine glycosylase 2 encodes the protein MDATATRHPDPESCYRAVKSRDRRFDGVFYTAVRTTGIYCRPSCPARTPAYANVSFHPSAAAAQAAGYRACKRCLPDATPGSPDWDVAATAAGRAMRLIADGVVDREGVEGLARRVGYTPRHLSRILTAELGAGPLALARARRAQTARVLIETTALTHAEVAFAAGFSSVRQFNETIREVYAASPTALRGRRATDPAATGSVTLRIAVRTPFAGAALLDFLAFHLIPGVETAGTGWYARTLDLPHGPGTVRLDVRDTPAVGETAFVTATLRLHDLRDTSAALERARRIVDADCDPVAVDDHFAGDPVVGPLARSAPGLRVPGQVDGDEIAVRTVIGQQVSVAGACTVTGRLVAAHGRPVETGVPGLTHLFPDAATLAALDPEALPMPRARGRALVGLCAALAAGDVALDRGPERSDVRRQLLALPGIGPWTADYVAMRALADPDVFLPTDVGVRNALTGLGHDPAAVVAASERWRPWRSYALMHLWNTLMPPITDPDPLIDPEA
- a CDS encoding methylated-DNA--[protein]-cysteine S-methyltransferase, whose amino-acid sequence is MWTVLDSPVGELRLVEHHGAITAIEFAPFREPDGRVRGDRDDTHPVLVEAARQLRAYFDRDLKEFRLPLAPGGSDFQQRVWAELTAIPYGATSSYGQVARRLGMTNAASRAVGLANGRNPIPIVVPCHRVIGADGTLTGYAGGLERKQLLLGLEQDALF